Genomic window (Primulina eburnea isolate SZY01 chromosome 8, ASM2296580v1, whole genome shotgun sequence):
TATAAGTCTTGGCACGATAATTTCCTTAAGTATCAGGACAAAGGAATATTATTAAGCCCTTTcttgataatatatatatatatatatatatatatatatatatatatatatatatgattatccaagaaatttcattaaatgCATGTAGCCCCCCCTCCtgattttattcttttttaatttGGCCTCGTTAATGCGGCAGCATGCTTTGCGTTTCCGTCTGGTTGTGACCATACACGGATGGGACCCTACCAGAAAGGCAAAAACAGTATGAATAAGCAGGTACATACATAAACAATTCATCATGAATTTGATTctctatgttttttttaaatttcttacaTCTAAAAATCCTCTTGGGTCTCTTCCATGCTTTCAACAAGATAATCTTAGAATCAAGATAATTACATTAATAGTCTTAATAACCTCCTTTTGTCTTCGtgtctttaaaaatatttaaaaaatgataGAAAAGGAAGTTCACTTAAAAATAACAAAGTAGTTTCTATGAGTCGTTCTTGATTTAAACAGTAAGATATTTCTATGTTGCAAATGCTTAATTAAAAAGTGATTATgaactttcataatcatattttttaaaacatttgtaGATATTTCTATAATAATTTTATACAAAAGTAAGTAGTGTaagtatatattaattataatgtACGTAGTCTATatataacttaaaaaaaaagtttttttttttttaacaatgaaTTTGCTTTCAAAATACATTACATATTACTGTCAATGATCATGTGCAAGAAGGGAGCGATAATCCAAATAacgatttaataaaatttaaacgaaatatagaatttttttaaaaaattaaataaaattttaaagctTCTTCTTAGTGACAGGACACAGGCAGGCAGGCATGTGTAATATCTGTTTTTGGTACGTACTTGCTGCAGTCAACATCGTAGCTAATAGGAAAAGGAACAGTTATCTTGCAAAGAACGGGAATGGCCGCCGCTCTGTCAGGTAAAACCCCCATCGCAGCCGCCGCCTGTTTAAGGCATTCGCACAAGCTTTGCAACTCCGGCTTCGTCTTAACCATCCGATTCAGCGAGTCCGCTCCCTGGCAGCACGGAACCGTCACGCTGCTTGCCCTGCCCACGAGATAATCCACGCATGGTCCCAGCGTCGCGACAGCGGTGGTGCACGGGACCGCACCGGCATGGCTCGCCCACATTGCTGAAATCATGAGTATTCCCATGGCCCATAATTTGGAGCCGGAGACCACATTTGCAGGCATGGTTTCCTagttaaattattaaataaattgcgTTTATTTTCGTAGAATCTGAAATGCGTATTTATACAGCTTTGAGGGATTAAACTGTGGGCTGAAAATACATCCGAAGCCAACGTCGTTTCCGTTTCCGAGAATGGGTTAGCTTTAATGGATGTATTTGTCGGGAAAATCATTTTGGCTGACGTAGTACAACTGAAGTCTGAATTCAGTCTCTACTTTACTATAATTGGTATTAGATTTTTCAAAATGACAAATTCAATGTTGCAAATCATATAAATTCGTTCCATTAATCTATATGCTAACATAACTCCAAAATGACAATTTTTGTTCctgaaatttataatttttctaGTTTTGGTCGTTGTCGGTTATTTCACGGCTTTAGTTTACTAATTTgcgttttttttttccttttttttttttatcatagtGCTAAGGTGATCTTTGCGTGTGATCTGAATGGACATATTGTACTTTTAATTGTGGTTATGTTTTCAAACACGGCTAGATTATCATCAGCAATAGCTGCAAGAAATgccaaaataaaattgaaaaaaaacatCAGCAACAAATTAAACAACAAGAACACTACCAAAATAAGATGACCAAGACACCCCAAGCTTGTGGCCACTACGTACCATCAAAATATTTCCAAATTcagtaaaagaaataaaataaaaaatttctaaatatCTCCAGAATTCGTAATACTGCAATGAAGGGATGGGAAGCGGTGGCACAAAAAGAGGAGAATAATATTTGATGTTTTTAGAGAGGGAATGGGAAATTTCAAGTGAAGGAAGAGAGAGTGCACGGATGGAGATTAAATCAAAGCACAAATTATAATGTGGGGAATTAGAAATGAGAGGCGCGAGAAAAAtggttaattattatttattttattaattaatatgaatATAAAGAATGATAATGCTAAATTCTTTAATGTTTGACAAAATAATTAGTGAAATTATTGTTATATCAGTTTTTGGTGCCGAGGGGAAGGCTCgaagatttttaatttatttgaaaggtataAAAGTTCgaaattataattaaataaattatatatagtagcgataaatgaattaaatatttataatttttataagtAAAAAATAAGCACataaagtaataataataataagtgtAGAtagttaaaaatttaataataattgaatataaatttttttcgaATTTAATTTTAGGGATAGAGTTAATGAATTGAATCGAAGAATTTTAAAAGCTTTTAAACTAGTGGAAAAATAACCAAAATAAATCGCATccacaaaaataaaatgaataagTTTAaggagtttattttttttatatactgTTATGGATTTTTGGTGAaatgattaaaaatatatatcatcGATTTTAAATGATGTTAGTCATCAGGCACACACATTGTGTGTATATAAAACTTCTATTTTTTAGATAAAATTACATACTATTTTTTAGAGtagatatcttgtgagacgatctcacgaatctttatctgtgagacgggtcaaccctaccgatatttacaataaaaagtaatactcttagcataaaaattattatttttcattgatgacctaaataagatatctgtctcacaaaatacgacctgtaagaccgtctcacacaagtttttgccattttttAAGGGACTAtatactttttaaaattttaatattatgaAAATTTTAGTCGGTTATTCACTTTTCTCcgataaatttattttgaaaatgagGTAGATAATTTCAAAATGTTGAAGAAACAAAtatgaattattaaaaaaaaatggagaaGTTAGTTTGTGACATTAACGTGTGTTTGGATGCTACAATCAAAATGTGACGCTTGGATTGTTGTGGGGTTTAAAAAGTTAAAGTTGCACCGTTACTACCAATTATAGCTTTTGTTAGATTTACCAATATTCAGTCCTAAAATTAGGTTTTGGTAAAACCGAAAGCGTTGGATATATCAGAATCGAAAATCACATAAAGTTAAACTCTGAATCGCGCAAAGCTGATTTCAGGAATCACTTTATAGTGTCCGCTTCTGACAACAACATTTGGTTGTACTTTTGCAAATCCGCTCCATGttacattatttttgaaatttattatttttttctaattcataaaaaaaaccctaaacgaATAATAATTCTTCAAAATGATTAATCGGAATTTCACCTTACAACATGAATCAATGGTAGGTTTAGTTAAAACGTTAGATCTTGACAGACTCTTCAATTTTCCGAAACGACtttgttaaatataattttttcacTAGGATTTTAGTGTTATATCTCcaagtatatatatttttggaaaaatggtTAATGAAAGGATGTGAAAGCTGTCTCATATGAGAAATGTACCAAAAAAATCTTCATTATTAGCTCCAAGTTTGAGTTAAAGGTTTGGGTCCCAAAAGGTATCAGAAGTTTTTAGAAAGAGGAAGACACTAACAAGCTGAGTCTCGATGAAACACGCGCGCGCGACCGGCCTGCCCGGTTTGGTGCGGTGTGGTCTCTTGACTATATTAATCTTTTTGGATTAactttatttgaaaaataatttttattttcgaaaCAGTCCAATGTCTGCACCCTCCAGCCAATGCTCCATTCGCATCTCGTGTGACTATCTTCTGGCGCAACCGTGCATACCTTCGCACAGAAACGTGCATACCTTGACTTATCACAGAAGGGTGCGTCCTTTGACATGTCACAAAAGGGTGCGCCCTTTGGGTGTGTCCCCTGGTTTATGTAACTCACTTTTTAAATAGTCCTCTGCAGGCATTCATCATATACTTTTGCATACTCATTTTGTTGTATCCTTTTCTCATCCGAAACTTGAAATTTCAAATAAATAGTTGTTCGCTGACATCTAGAACTGATCTTCATTCTGCCAATATGTCAACTTGATCATTCACTCTCGTACCTATTGTCCCTGCTGCTCCCGCTCACGGTGAAAAGCTTCCGAAGTTTTCTTGTGCCGACTTTAAAAGTTGGCAACAGAAAATGATATGCTATCTGACCACACTGAGCTTGTCTCGGTTTTTGATAGAGTACCCTCATGTCATCTCTGAAGGCGATACAAACTCGAAAAGAAGGACTGCTGCTGATGCATGGAACCATAGTGACTTCATCTGCCGCAACTATATTATGAACGGACTTGACGACATGCTTTACAGTGTCTGCTGCTCTGTCAAGGAAGCCAAGGAGTTGTGGGACTCATTGGAGAAAAAATACAAGACAGAATACGTAGGAGTCAAGAAGTTCGTTGTTGGTAGATTTCTGGACTTGAAAATGGTGGACACCAAATCGGTAATAAGCAGGTACAAgaaattcaaattattattcATGACTTATTAGCTGATGGGATGGAAATCAATGAATCATTCCAAGTGGCGGCTATTATTGAGAAATTTTCATCAATGTGGAAAAACTTCAAGAACTACTTTAAGCACAAACGCAAGGAGTTGAAACTTGAAGATATGATTGTGAGGCTTCGAATTGAGGAAGATAGCCGAAACTCTGAAGTCAAAACATACAAAAGGTCAATGGAGGCTGAGGTCAAGgccaatctgacataatcttgCACTAGTCACAAGAGAAAGCGCCCTCTAAATGAGAAGAAACGAGGGCAAGCCAAGGAGTTCAAAGGAagttgctacaactgtggcaaaccaaaTCATATGGCCAAAGATTGTCGTCTTTCGAAGAAAGACAACAAAAATCAAAGCAAGCCAACGTCTTCGAGGAAATTTATGTACCAATAGACCTATCAGAACTTGATATATCCGCAGTTGTGTTTGAAGCCAATTTGGTTGATAATCCAAAGGAATGGTGGGTAGATATCAGCTCCACTAGCCACATCTATGCTGACAAAGATATGTTCTCATCATACACTTCTGTAAGTGATAAAAAATTGTTTATGGGAAACTCTACGACTTCTGAAGTCATAGGGACTGGCAAAGTGGTACTGAAGATGACTTTCAGGAAAGAGATATCGTTGAGGAATGTACTGCATGTGCCAGACATTCGAAAGAGCTTAGTTTCTGGATCCTTGTTGAGTAAGGCCGGCTTTAGGTTTGTGTTTGAATCGGACAAGTTTTTCCTAACTAAAAATGGTGTATTTGTAGGAAAAGGGTACCAAGATAATGGTCTTTTTAAAATGAATGTAATAAATGTTATCTGCCACGAGGAGAAGAATAAAGTTATGTTTACTTATTTGAAAGTTCTAATTTATGGAATGAAAGATTAGGACTTGTTAACTTCAACACCTTATGAAGGCTTGCAAATCTAAATGTACTACCTGCATTTAAAAGAAATCCACGAGATAAGTGTGAGATCTGTGTTGAAGCAAAGATGAACAAAACTACTTTCCATTCTGTGACAAGAAGTACTAAGCCACTTGAATTGATTCACACAACGTATGTGTTTAATACTTGTGCAAACTCGAGGTGGGAAAAGTACTTCACAACATTCATTGATGATTGCTCAAGGTTTTGTTATGTCTATCTATTGAAATTTAAGGATGAAGCTTTTAGAAGCTTTCAAAAATTATAAGAATGAGGTCGAGAATCAACTGAGTACAAAAATCAAAATGATTCGAGGTGANNNNNNNNNNNNNNNNNNNNNNNNNNNNNNNNNNNNNNNNNNNNNNNNNNNNNNNNNNNNNNNNNNNNNNNNNNNNNNNNNNNNNNNNNNNNNNNNNNNNcagcagtttcttcagctgttttccagatttgctcagccacccctcctcgtctgaatcatccagctcattagctcgccccagcagtttattcagctgttttccagatttgctcagccccccctcctcttcatcttcgatctaacaaacacagaaaaattatagtctcgctcgcaaccttgtagggtaagatagaatatagatacaccatgacaaataaaacatcaaagtgctgactaaacacccaatttatggtccgttgccgaacaacaattgaagaaagaaaataatcggtatgatctaaacataattaaggcatataaacctcttttgagtaagaaatcaatacaactttaAGATAACCATGATATCTAACTATGATGGTCCATAAGGTCTGAATATTCACAGCAATTAACCCCTGAGAAGGATTGCTACTTCCCAAGGATTGCGATAAAACTTACCTCATCGTCATCCTctgcgtctgaatcatccagctcattagctcgccccagcagtttcttcagctgttttccagatttgctcagccccccctcctcgtctgaatcatccagaTCATGAGCTCGtcccagcagtttcttcagctgttttccagatttgctcagccccccctcctcttcatcttcgatctaacaaacacagaaaaattatagtctcgctcgcaaccttgtagggtaagatagaatctagatacaccatgacaaataaaacatcaaagtgctgaCTAAAAACCCAATTTATGGGCCGTTGCCgaacaacaattgaagaaagaaaataatcggtatgatctaaacataattaaggcatataaacccattttgagtaagaaatcaatacaactttatgataaccatgatatctaactatgatggtccacaaggtctgaatattcacagcaattaacccctgagaaggattgctaattcccaaggattgcgataaaacttacctcatcgtcatcctctgcgtctgaatcatccagctcattagctcgccccagcagtttcttcagctgttttccagatttgctcagccccccctcctcgtctgaatcatccagctcattagctcgccccagcagtttcttcagctgttttccagatttgctcagccccccatcctcttcatcttcgatctaacaaacacagaaaaattatagtctcgctcgcaaccttgtagggtaagatagaatctagatacaccatgacaaataaaacatcaaagtgcggactaaaaacccaatttatggtc
Coding sequences:
- the LOC140837774 gene encoding non-specific lipid-transfer protein 1-like produces the protein MPANVVSGSKLWAMGILMISAMWASHAGAVPCTTAVATLGPCVDYLVGRASSVTVPCCQGADSLNRMVKTKPELQSLCECLKQAAAAMGVLPDRAAAIPVLCKITVPFPISYDVDCSKVPSVYGHNQTETQSMLPH